One region of Dysidea avara chromosome 1, odDysAvar1.4, whole genome shotgun sequence genomic DNA includes:
- the LOC136265798 gene encoding uncharacterized protein: MNCATGGFPTLRHNELRDFTAAALSEVCHNVAIEPVLQPLSGESFRYATANVENEARLDVSAHGFWGSRHQKAFFDVRIFNPTAPSYRNTAVTSLYRRFERDKQRMYEQRIRDVEMGSFTPLVFSSTFGGMGSAATVAYKRLASILSTQRGQSYSSVVSWIRCSTSFSLPRSAVTCLRGARSHRGSPVTIGALDLAISEGQVLPSH; the protein is encoded by the coding sequence ATGAATTGTGCTACAGGTGGTTTCCCTACTCTACGTCATAATGAACTTAGGGACTTCACTGCTGCTGCTCTGTCTGAAGTATGTCATAATGTGGCCATTGAACCAGTGCTGCAACCCCTGTCTGGTGAGTCCTTTCGCTATGCCACAGCTAATGTGGAGAATGAGGCACGTTTAGATGTAAGTGCACATGGTTTTTGGGGAAGTCGTCATCAGaaggctttctttgatgttagaatTTTCAATCCAACTGCTCCCAGTTATCGAAACACAGCGGTTACTTCCTTGTACAGAAGGTTTGAAAGAGATAAACAAAGGATGTATGAACAGAGAATAAGagatgttgaaatgggctcaTTCACTCCATTGGTTTTCTCATCCACTTTTGGAGGAATGGGTAGTGCAGCTACAGTTGCTTATAAGCGTCTAGCTTCTATTCTATCTACTCAACGGGGCCAATCTTACAGCAGTGTTGTATCATGGATTAGATGTTCCACCAGCTTCTCTTTGCCCAGGTCAGCAGTGACCTGCTTGCGTGGAGCAAGGTCACACCGTGGCAGCCCTGTGactattggagcacttgaccttgctatttcggaaggccaagtgttgccatctcattga